A single region of the Gammaproteobacteria bacterium genome encodes:
- the rep gene encoding DNA helicase Rep has protein sequence MAQLNPQQQAAVNHTETPLLVLAGAGSGKTRVITQKIAHLMQSGMAAHHIYAVTFTNKAAKEMKARVGQLLSQQEAKGLSVSTFHTLGLKIFREEGHRLGFQRGFTIMDASDSLAALKELLRDGGAGGLNEEESLRDQIGRWKNDFINPEQALKQASNDEEQYNAKIYQRYQRLLLAYNAVDFDDLIIQPLRLLQEHDELREKWQQRVRHLLVDEYQDTNATQYELVKLLVGRLGGLTAVGDDDQSVYAWRGARPENLNLLQQDYPRLKVIKLEQNYRSSKRILRCANQLISKNPHLFEKRLWSDLSIGDPLRIVPCRNAEDEAEWVSSEILSHHFRSGKNYSDYAILYRGNFQSRLFERSLRLRNIPYKVSGGTSFFERSEVKDVMAYLRLLVNPNDDTAFLRIINTPRREIGASTLETLAGYARERENGMLISSLEWGLKSRLSERAAQRLEQFSSWLTQTAERARHEEPLPLVKQLLEEIHYESWLRDQASDPKGAERRLNNVTELLEWVEQLAKKTDNGQQRDLADIVNRITLMNILDRDSDDSSDNQVQMMTVHAAKGLEFPYVYVIGMEEELMPHRTSIEEDNLEEERRLAYVAITRAQQNLTFSYAKRRRRYGEESRCEPSRFLFELPEEELNWEGKEENPDPEQRLKTGKNHLDGLKALLAKH, from the coding sequence ATGGCTCAACTTAATCCACAACAACAAGCAGCGGTCAATCACACCGAGACCCCGCTGCTGGTGCTGGCAGGCGCAGGCAGCGGCAAAACCCGCGTTATTACGCAAAAAATCGCCCACCTGATGCAGAGCGGTATGGCCGCTCACCACATCTACGCCGTCACCTTCACCAACAAAGCCGCCAAGGAGATGAAAGCCCGCGTCGGTCAACTGCTCTCTCAGCAAGAAGCCAAAGGGCTTTCTGTCTCCACCTTTCACACTCTGGGTCTAAAGATCTTTCGCGAAGAGGGTCATCGCCTCGGCTTTCAGCGCGGTTTTACCATTATGGACGCTTCCGACAGCTTGGCAGCTCTGAAAGAGCTGCTGCGCGACGGCGGAGCTGGTGGTTTGAATGAAGAAGAATCTCTGCGAGATCAAATTGGCCGCTGGAAAAACGACTTTATCAACCCCGAGCAAGCTCTCAAACAGGCCAGCAACGACGAAGAACAGTACAACGCGAAAATTTACCAACGCTACCAACGTCTGCTGCTGGCCTACAATGCGGTGGATTTTGACGACCTCATAATCCAGCCGCTGCGCCTGTTGCAAGAGCACGACGAGCTACGAGAAAAATGGCAACAGCGCGTCCGCCATCTGCTGGTAGACGAATATCAAGACACCAACGCCACTCAATACGAACTGGTCAAACTGCTGGTGGGACGACTCGGTGGCCTAACTGCGGTGGGCGATGACGATCAATCGGTCTACGCGTGGCGCGGCGCACGCCCTGAGAACCTCAACTTACTACAGCAAGATTACCCACGCCTGAAAGTGATCAAGCTGGAACAAAACTACCGCTCCAGTAAACGCATTTTACGCTGCGCCAATCAGCTGATCAGCAAAAACCCCCACCTGTTTGAAAAACGCCTCTGGAGCGATCTCAGCATCGGTGATCCACTGCGCATCGTACCTTGTCGCAACGCCGAAGACGAAGCCGAATGGGTCTCTTCAGAGATTCTCAGCCATCACTTTCGCAGCGGAAAAAACTACAGCGACTACGCCATTCTCTACCGAGGCAATTTTCAATCTCGGCTCTTCGAACGCTCCCTACGGCTGCGCAACATCCCCTATAAAGTCAGCGGTGGCACCTCCTTTTTTGAACGCAGCGAAGTCAAAGACGTGATGGCCTATCTGCGCCTGCTGGTCAACCCCAACGACGACACCGCTTTTCTGCGCATCATCAACACCCCACGACGAGAGATCGGTGCCAGCACTTTGGAAACCTTGGCCGGTTACGCCCGCGAACGGGAAAATGGCATGTTGATCTCCAGCTTGGAGTGGGGGCTGAAATCTCGCCTCTCGGAACGTGCCGCACAGCGTCTGGAACAGTTTTCCAGCTGGTTAACACAGACCGCCGAACGCGCACGCCACGAAGAACCGCTGCCGTTAGTCAAGCAACTGCTAGAGGAAATTCACTACGAAAGCTGGCTGCGCGACCAAGCCAGCGACCCCAAAGGCGCAGAACGACGGCTGAACAACGTCACCGAACTGCTGGAATGGGTCGAACAACTGGCAAAAAAAACCGACAACGGCCAGCAACGTGATCTGGCCGACATCGTCAATCGCATCACTCTAATGAACATTCTCGATCGTGACAGCGACGACAGCAGTGACAACCAAGTGCAAATGATGACCGTTCACGCCGCCAAAGGCCTGGAGTTTCCCTATGTCTATGTGATCGGCATGGAGGAGGAGCTGATGCCGCACCGCACCAGCATCGAAGAAGATAACTTAGAAGAGGAGCGCCGTTTGGCCTACGTCGCCATCACCCGCGCACAACAAAACCTTACCTTCAGCTACGCCAAGCGGCGCAGACGTTACGGCGAAGAGAGCCGTTGTGAACCGAGCCGCTTTCTGTTTGAGCTGCCCGAAGAGGAGTTAAATTGGGAGGGCAAAGAAGAAAACCCCGATCCAGAACAGCGCCTGAAAACGGGCAAAAACCACCTCGACGGCCTCAAAGCACTGTTGGCCAAACACTAA